Below is a window of Nostoc sp. KVJ3 DNA.
GTCTGCTCAAAAAAGCCGGGTGGCCATCCCAGTTCTTCTGGTGTTTTTGTAGGTGTTGATGGTTCTATTTGTTGATAAATCACCAGGACTTCCATTTCTTTGTCTGTGATGCCAACGGGAATCTCAAGGTGCAAAATGCCATCAGCCCCAACATGAGAACATAACTTAATACTTTGCATTACTGTTGTCTCCTATTCCTTGGCTGATTGAAAATTACGTGGTATCTCATCTATGATGCCGTATTCTTTTTCAATCACACTCAACAGCTTCTTCTCCATAGCTGTCAAATACGGTCGCTTCAACTCTCCCAAGTGCGGTTAGATTGTTTATGAGCGATCGCAATTTGAAACCATTCGCCTGGTATTCCAATCTTTGCTGTGTGCATTTAGTAGATAAAGGACTGCGCTGCATTATAGGATAGCATTGTGTGACTTTAAGAAGATTTTGGACAGCTTTCGGAAGGAGAAGTTGGACAAGTTGTAAGCTGAAATACTTAAAACTCCGTTAAGGCATTAATCAAGCGATCGCTTTTTTTGGATAAAGAAAATGGACATAATAACAAAAATGGAAGAAGGAATTGGACACAAATCCACTTTAATACTACTCACAGGCCAACTTATCCCCCTAACTCGTGGGATTTCTTGCAAGCTTTGCGATCGCTTGCTGCCATCGGCATCACTATTACCAAAACCTTTATTTTACATACAGGCATAGAGTTTGAGCAGTTTAGTTTTTCTGTATGCTATTTTTTAGATGTTTTTGGAACGTAAACTTGGACATCCACTTTTGGAAGGTAAACTTGGACAACCTGTCCAAAATCTTCTTCAAGTCACACATTGACCAACTTTGGAATTGAGCTACCTGAGAATCTTGGCGGTAAGCAAGAAACCGATCTAGATCCTGATCAATAAATCGACGCAGAATCAGCCGTTCAGTTAATTGGGGGAGAAAACGTCGTGGAAACAATCAAACTTTACTCCTCAAATTACTTTTACCAACATTTTTTCAAAGATTGGGTTGAAAAACCGATAGCCCAGCACATATCCATTAATCGGCACTATCTGCGCCATATAGTTTGCCAACTGCCATAAACTCTTTCCAGTTATGGACAGTTTAAGATGGCTTATTTTGCGCCAGTTCCACTACTCACGCCAGCTTCGGGCTTTCTACAAGGTGTCTTAGTATACTCAATACTTAGCTGATGCATCACAGACGAGAATCGCCAAGGAAGCAATGCCAGCTATATTATTTATTTTCCGGGAGCTTGTAAGGATTTGCTGTTCTTTTGGCAATTAAATAATAGGAGCAATATTTTTGGACGGAATATTGAATGTGCAGTTTCATAAATTTCTGTGGCTCACAAAGGATTTGTAACCTTTCTAAGAATTATCTTTCTAGGATGATATTTAGGAGGGTACGTTGAACAGTCATAGTCTAGAAGATAAAGAATCGAACCAACAATTACTCAGGAAAGTTATTGAACAGCGTTATCAAGAACTTTTAACAGGTATCCAAGTTTACATTTGGAAGTTTGGTTTTGTAAAAGAGCGCACTCAAGCCGAGACACTAGTTAAAGAAATTTTACAAGACACTATCGTAATTGCTCTTGAAAAATCACACAATTACGACATTAATCGTCCAGCACTACCCTGGCTGCTCGGTATAGCTCTCAATGTGATGCGAAAAAGACGACGACAGCAGGACTATGAATCTCAATACATTACGCCGATTACAGATACTCCCCAAGTTCGTCAAAGAATTCAGAAACTTGGTTTTGAATTCATTTCCGAAGCAGAAATGTTTGAATTTTTACACCATTTACCTGAACCAAGAGACCCTTATGGTCGGCTTATTTTAGAAGAACTACTCTACTTAGTTGAAGACAATGAGCGAGAAGTACTTAGATTAGCCTTTGTTGAAGGACTAAAAGGTAAATCATTAGCTTCAGCCTTAAATATTAAAGAAGGAACAGCTTGGGTACGCTTACACCGAGCGATTGTGCGGTTACGTCAAGCCTACGCACTCAATATGCCGGAACTTGAAAAGGGCAAATAAAATGTACGAAAACAGTCACAACCAAAACTTTACTTCTCGTGAAGAAGCAATTCATCGCTATATCTTAGCACTTGACCAAGGGAATATAGACAATGTTGCTCAAGTTATGGAAGCAGCCCTGGATGATCCTGAGTTAGAACAGATTATTGTGGAAATCAATCTAGCCTATTACGAACAAGAGCAATTAATACCAATTATAGAAAGTGAAAGAATCAGTGATTCACTCAACAATCACTTATTTGTTACTTTTGAAACCGATAAAGAATCCCAAAATTCTTTAGAAACAACAGATGTTAATTCGGGTATAAAGGTTAACAACTGTTTGCTAACGATAAATCAGGAAATTCAGGATATATCCCATCACAACCTAGTAAAGCCAAAACTAGATGAACAGCTAAAATACTTAGTTACACAAGCTTGTAGATACCAACCTGGAAGCCCCCAGCGTCAGAAACTACTGACGCAAATTATTCGTTTGACTTCCAATAAACTATGGAGAGAAAGCACTCCTTACTATCAAGATGCACTGCAACAAACTTGGTTGTATTTCTGTCGCAATATCTGTGAAGGTTTAACTGGTCAAACCTATGACCCTAC
It encodes the following:
- a CDS encoding RNA polymerase sigma factor — encoded protein: MNSHSLEDKESNQQLLRKVIEQRYQELLTGIQVYIWKFGFVKERTQAETLVKEILQDTIVIALEKSHNYDINRPALPWLLGIALNVMRKRRRQQDYESQYITPITDTPQVRQRIQKLGFEFISEAEMFEFLHHLPEPRDPYGRLILEELLYLVEDNEREVLRLAFVEGLKGKSLASALNIKEGTAWVRLHRAIVRLRQAYALNMPELEKGK